The Streptomyces sp. NBC_01353 genome contains a region encoding:
- a CDS encoding S1 family peptidase, translating to MRIKRTTPTRTVRLLAVATGLAAAAAVAVPAANADTAQTFGATQLAAAGDAVLAADVAGTAWHVDQATNTLVVTADSTVSQAEITKIKRQAGANAGAIRVERSPGKFNKLISGGDAIYASSWRCSLGFNVRDSAGNYYFLTAGHCTDGAGTWYSNSGRTTVLGSTSGSSFPTNDYGIVRYTNSSVTKSGTVGSVDITSAANATVGMSVTRRGSTTGTHSGSVTGLNATVNYGGGDIVYGMIRTNVCAEPGDSGGPLYSGSRAIGLTSGGSGNCSSGGTTFFQPVTEALSAYGVSVY from the coding sequence GTGAGGATCAAGCGCACCACCCCCACGAGAACCGTCCGACTGCTCGCCGTCGCCACCGGCCTCGCCGCCGCGGCCGCGGTCGCCGTCCCCGCCGCGAACGCCGACACCGCACAGACCTTCGGCGCGACGCAGCTCGCCGCCGCGGGCGACGCCGTGCTCGCCGCCGACGTGGCCGGAACCGCCTGGCACGTCGACCAGGCCACCAACACCCTGGTCGTGACCGCCGACTCCACCGTGTCGCAGGCCGAGATCACCAAGATCAAGCGCCAGGCGGGCGCCAACGCCGGCGCGATCCGCGTCGAGCGCAGCCCCGGAAAGTTCAACAAGCTGATCTCCGGCGGCGACGCCATCTACGCCAGCAGCTGGCGCTGCTCCCTCGGCTTCAACGTCCGCGACAGCGCGGGCAACTACTACTTCCTCACCGCCGGACACTGCACCGACGGTGCGGGCACCTGGTACTCCAACTCCGGTCGGACCACCGTGCTCGGCTCCACCTCGGGATCCAGCTTCCCGACCAACGACTACGGCATCGTCCGGTACACCAACAGCTCCGTCACCAAGTCCGGCACGGTCGGCAGCGTCGACATCACCAGCGCGGCCAACGCCACCGTCGGCATGTCCGTGACGCGCCGCGGCTCCACCACCGGCACCCACAGCGGTTCGGTGACCGGCCTCAACGCCACGGTCAACTACGGCGGCGGCGACATCGTGTACGGCATGATCCGCACCAACGTGTGCGCCGAGCCCGGCGACTCCGGCGGTCCGCTCTACTCGGGCAGCCGCGCCATCGGCCTCACCTCCGGCGGCAGCGGCAACTGCTCCTCGGGCGGTACGACCTTCTTCCAGCCGGTCACCGAGGCGCTGAGCGCCTACGGAGTCAGCGTGTACTAG
- a CDS encoding alpha/beta hydrolase: MGKHVRTDDGRLLTAEEWGNPSGTPVLLLHGTPGSRLGTALPDLATHHPDVRFFAYDRPGYGGSDRLPGRRVADAARDAAAVADALGVERFAVVGRSGGAPHALACAALLPGRVRAAAALVGIAPRDAAGLDWFAGMTPFNVREYGLATESPELLDEDLAARAAAVRKDPEGLIEDLRAELSEYDLPIVSDPAVRATLLGTYREALGTSHHGWTDDCLAFTRPWGFEVSDVTTPVLLWHGLDDAFSPPSHTRWLAGRIAGSTLVLEPGAGHFAAQYALPRVLEWLRAQADGGA; the protein is encoded by the coding sequence ATGGGCAAGCATGTGCGCACCGACGACGGCCGCCTGCTGACGGCCGAGGAATGGGGGAACCCCTCGGGCACCCCCGTACTGCTGCTGCACGGCACGCCGGGCAGCCGGCTGGGCACCGCGCTGCCCGACCTCGCGACCCACCATCCCGACGTGCGGTTCTTCGCCTACGACCGTCCCGGGTACGGCGGCTCGGACCGGCTCCCCGGCCGCCGCGTCGCCGACGCGGCCCGGGACGCCGCGGCCGTCGCCGACGCGCTGGGGGTCGAGCGCTTCGCCGTTGTCGGACGCTCCGGCGGCGCCCCGCACGCGCTCGCCTGCGCCGCCCTGCTGCCCGGCCGCGTCCGGGCGGCCGCTGCGCTGGTGGGCATCGCGCCCCGGGACGCGGCGGGCCTCGACTGGTTCGCCGGCATGACACCGTTCAACGTCCGCGAGTACGGACTGGCCACCGAGTCGCCCGAGCTGCTCGACGAGGACCTCGCGGCGCGGGCCGCGGCCGTCCGGAAGGATCCGGAGGGGCTCATCGAGGACCTGCGGGCGGAGCTGTCCGAGTACGACCTGCCGATCGTCTCCGACCCCGCCGTGCGCGCCACGCTGCTGGGCACCTACCGCGAGGCTCTCGGCACCTCGCACCACGGCTGGACCGACGACTGCCTGGCCTTCACCCGGCCATGGGGCTTCGAGGTCTCCGACGTGACTACCCCGGTCCTGCTCTGGCACGGCCTCGACGACGCGTTCTCGCCGCCCTCCCACACCCGTTGGCTGGCCGGACGAATCGCCGGATCCACCCTCGTCCTGGAGCCGGGCGCCGGTCATTTCGCGGCGCAGTACGCGCTGCCTCGTGTCCTGGAGTGGCTGCGGGCTCAGGCGGACGGCGGCGCGTAG
- a CDS encoding GNAT family N-acetyltransferase produces MTFVRPARPDELPALVEHSGDTERNAATRAYLTQLLDNACTRPEWCLVAEDGDGRLTGSVVLWTIPGHEVPLAVVLFEAPADSPETGTALLDAAAAKARELGATDLEHVVDSPAQAPQFQRGPERRGELLRNAGYEVVRDGRRFSLQNPGEPVDLPADDPRLTFRSLAELGPEPFVAVLAELLADTADARLAADVRQHGARRAAELLFEETAELKHEPEWWELGFDADGTVAVISLPAENPSVPVIGFVGVAPAHRGKGYATSVVIRGTRVLAAAGATEIRGDCDAANVAMARAFERAGYVNFADRLEFARTL; encoded by the coding sequence GTGACATTCGTTCGCCCCGCCCGTCCCGACGAACTCCCCGCCCTGGTCGAGCACTCCGGTGACACCGAGCGCAACGCCGCAACCCGTGCGTACCTCACCCAGCTTCTCGACAACGCGTGCACCCGGCCCGAATGGTGTCTGGTGGCCGAGGACGGCGACGGACGGCTCACCGGCAGCGTGGTGCTGTGGACCATACCGGGGCACGAAGTCCCCCTCGCCGTCGTGCTGTTCGAAGCTCCGGCGGACTCGCCGGAGACCGGGACCGCGCTGCTCGACGCGGCGGCCGCCAAGGCGAGGGAGCTGGGCGCGACGGATCTGGAGCATGTCGTCGACTCCCCCGCGCAGGCCCCGCAGTTCCAGCGGGGCCCGGAGCGCCGGGGCGAGCTGCTGCGGAACGCCGGCTACGAAGTGGTCCGCGACGGACGCCGGTTCAGCCTCCAGAACCCCGGCGAACCCGTCGACCTGCCCGCCGACGACCCCCGTCTGACCTTCCGCTCGCTCGCCGAACTCGGCCCCGAGCCCTTCGTCGCCGTCCTGGCCGAGCTGCTCGCGGACACCGCGGACGCCCGGCTCGCGGCGGACGTCCGGCAGCACGGCGCCCGGCGCGCGGCGGAGCTGCTCTTCGAGGAGACGGCCGAGCTGAAGCACGAGCCCGAGTGGTGGGAGCTCGGTTTTGACGCGGACGGCACCGTCGCCGTGATCAGCCTGCCCGCCGAGAACCCCAGCGTTCCGGTGATCGGCTTCGTCGGCGTCGCACCGGCCCACCGCGGCAAGGGGTACGCGACCTCGGTCGTGATCCGGGGCACCCGTGTCCTGGCCGCCGCGGGCGCCACCGAGATCCGCGGGGACTGCGACGCCGCCAACGTGGCGATGGCGAGGGCCTTCGAGCGAGCCGGATACGTGAACTTCGCCGACCGCCTGGAGTTCGCCCGCACCCTCTGA
- a CDS encoding DUF3533 domain-containing protein has translation MSLAAELKSAVTPRAALLVIGVFALQLLFITSYVGALHNPKPRDVPFGVVAPPQVSAQLVGQLEGLPGEPLDPRTVTDEAEARKQILNREIDGALVVHPARTTDTLLVASGGGTVLSSALDTLFTRLEGANQRTIRTVDVAPASPEDFDGLSAFYLVVGWCVGGYICAAILAISSGARPANPERAIIRLGVLTVYAILGGLGGAVIVGPILGALPGSVAALWGLGALVVFAVGAATLALQSVFGIVGIGLAILLIVVAGNPSAGGAFPLPMLPPFWNAIGPALPPGAGTWVARSIAYFKGNDVTGSLLVLSAWAVVGSSITLVMSSLKHKPGPEPTAEETGAATA, from the coding sequence ATGAGTCTCGCCGCTGAACTGAAGAGTGCCGTCACCCCGCGAGCAGCCCTGCTCGTCATCGGTGTGTTCGCCCTCCAGCTGCTGTTCATCACCTCGTACGTCGGGGCGCTGCACAACCCGAAGCCGAGGGACGTGCCCTTCGGTGTGGTCGCACCGCCGCAGGTCTCCGCCCAGCTCGTCGGGCAGCTGGAGGGACTCCCGGGCGAGCCGCTGGACCCCCGCACGGTCACGGACGAGGCCGAGGCCCGGAAGCAGATCCTGAACCGGGAGATCGACGGCGCCCTGGTGGTGCACCCGGCCAGGACCACCGACACCCTGCTCGTCGCCTCCGGCGGCGGCACCGTGCTCTCCTCCGCCCTGGACACCCTCTTCACCAGGCTCGAGGGCGCCAACCAGCGCACCATCAGGACCGTCGACGTGGCCCCCGCCTCTCCCGAGGACTTCGACGGCCTCTCTGCCTTCTACCTGGTCGTCGGCTGGTGCGTCGGCGGCTACATCTGTGCCGCGATCCTCGCCATCAGCTCGGGCGCGCGACCCGCCAACCCGGAGCGCGCGATCATCCGGCTCGGGGTGCTCACGGTCTACGCGATCCTCGGCGGCCTCGGCGGCGCGGTCATCGTGGGTCCGATCCTCGGCGCCCTGCCGGGCAGTGTCGCGGCGCTGTGGGGCCTGGGCGCCCTCGTCGTCTTCGCGGTCGGCGCGGCGACCCTGGCCCTGCAGTCGGTCTTCGGCATCGTCGGCATCGGTCTCGCGATCCTGCTGATCGTGGTCGCGGGCAACCCGAGCGCCGGCGGCGCCTTCCCGCTGCCGATGCTGCCACCGTTCTGGAACGCGATCGGCCCCGCCCTGCCCCCGGGCGCCGGGACCTGGGTGGCGCGCTCGATCGCGTATTTCAAGGGCAACGACGTCACCGGCTCGCTGCTGGTGCTCTCCGCCTGGGCGGTCGTCGGCAGCTCGATCACGCTGGTGATGTCCTCGCTGAAGCACAAGCCGGGGCCGGAGCCGACGGCCGAGGAGACCGGCGCGGCCACCGCGTGA